The following are encoded in a window of bacterium genomic DNA:
- a CDS encoding sigma-70 family RNA polymerase sigma factor yields MTLARQSKKYRDEDRSLDLYLREIGETPLISADEEVRLAKKIHEGDQKALEALTKANLRFVVSVAKQYQNQGLLLADLINEGNIGLIKAAKRFDWTRGFKFISYAVWWIRQAILQALAEQSRIVRLPLNRVGTLHKIGKVSSSLEQEYGREPSPEEIANELELSEAEVSDTLKISNSHLSLDAPFSVSEDNSLIDVLEDEFQPAPDEALLDQSLRLEIEKALDTLTPREAEVINLYFGLNHEKALTLEEIGARFNLTRERVRQIKEKAIRRLRHASRSRSLRAYLT; encoded by the coding sequence TTGACTTTGGCGAGACAGTCAAAGAAGTATCGGGATGAGGACAGGTCTTTAGATCTGTATCTGCGGGAAATTGGGGAGACTCCGCTCATTTCAGCCGACGAAGAAGTGCGCCTGGCGAAAAAGATTCACGAAGGTGATCAGAAGGCGTTAGAGGCTTTGACCAAAGCCAATCTTCGGTTTGTGGTGAGCGTAGCCAAGCAGTATCAGAATCAGGGACTGTTGCTGGCGGATCTAATCAATGAGGGGAACATCGGTCTGATCAAGGCCGCAAAACGGTTCGACTGGACGCGTGGGTTCAAGTTCATTTCCTATGCTGTCTGGTGGATCCGGCAGGCGATTCTGCAGGCGTTGGCCGAGCAGTCGCGCATTGTCCGTCTTCCGCTCAACCGCGTCGGTACCTTGCACAAAATCGGCAAGGTGTCATCGTCGCTCGAGCAGGAGTATGGCCGTGAGCCGTCGCCGGAAGAAATCGCGAACGAGTTGGAGCTTTCCGAAGCGGAAGTTTCCGATACGCTCAAGATTTCCAATTCGCATCTGTCACTGGATGCGCCGTTTTCGGTATCGGAAGACAACAGTCTGATCGACGTACTCGAAGATGAGTTCCAGCCTGCACCCGATGAAGCGTTGCTCGACCAGTCGCTGCGATTGGAAATCGAGAAAGCGCTCGACACTCTAACTCCGCGCGAGGCAGAGGTGATCAATCTTTACTTTGGCCTTAATCATGAGAAGGCACTAACGTTGGAAGAGATTGGCGCCCGTTTTAATCTTACGCGCGAGCGAGTGAGACAGATTAAAGAGAAAGCCATACGCCGTCTGCGTCACGCTTCGCGTTCACGCAGCCTTAGGGCGTACCTGACTTAG
- a CDS encoding serine hydrolase: MSLSIMTVAAVFSSLLFTFAPTGTSVSEHADRYGLQATLNDSSLITEAKTLSSPVKESVDNNLDSFIVATMTQYHIAGLSACIVRDGGIAWQGAYGYANIAANIEVTDTTLFMLASVSKTVTGMALMKLWENGHFDLDDDINDYLPIEIVNPNFSNLPITFRMLLSHTSSLKDNWTVMYSTYVYGDTPFLLEDYVAAYFVPGGEFYDSVSNFHTWSPRSAWNYCNHGFVLIGYLVQVISGVPFADYCRDSLFTPMGMNNSHWFVAGLDGSDIAMPYHWNGTQYQALGQFGYADYPAGTLRSSAPQMARHLLTHLQRGRIDTIQVLNSTTIDTITTRHYPTIASQQGLTWYRANFDGQWVWEHSGGDQGVCTRIGFCPAKQTGIVVLTNSEAFGGVSNIVTRLWFEANGRGDRDFDGIADSLDNCPG, translated from the coding sequence ATGTCGCTGTCGATTATGACTGTCGCCGCGGTCTTCTCATCTCTTCTCTTCACATTTGCACCAACAGGTACATCGGTGTCTGAACATGCCGATCGCTATGGTCTTCAAGCAACGCTAAACGACAGTTCGCTAATAACCGAAGCGAAAACTCTTAGCTCTCCGGTCAAGGAATCGGTCGATAACAATCTCGATTCCTTCATTGTCGCGACAATGACACAGTACCATATTGCCGGACTTTCCGCGTGCATTGTCAGAGACGGGGGAATCGCCTGGCAGGGTGCGTACGGTTATGCCAACATCGCCGCCAATATTGAAGTCACCGACACCACCCTTTTCATGCTCGCCTCCGTCTCAAAGACTGTAACCGGCATGGCTCTGATGAAGCTTTGGGAGAATGGTCACTTTGATCTCGATGACGATATCAACGATTATTTGCCTATTGAAATCGTGAATCCGAACTTTTCGAATTTGCCAATCACCTTCCGCATGTTGCTTAGTCACACCTCGAGCCTCAAGGACAATTGGACAGTGATGTACTCCACCTATGTCTATGGCGATACGCCATTCCTGCTCGAGGACTATGTCGCCGCCTACTTTGTGCCCGGCGGCGAATTCTACGATTCCGTTTCTAACTTCCACACCTGGTCGCCGCGAAGCGCCTGGAATTACTGTAATCATGGCTTCGTTCTGATCGGTTATCTGGTGCAGGTCATTTCCGGCGTGCCGTTCGCGGACTATTGCCGCGATTCGCTTTTCACTCCAATGGGGATGAACAATTCCCATTGGTTCGTTGCCGGACTCGATGGCTCAGACATCGCGATGCCATATCACTGGAACGGCACCCAGTATCAGGCACTGGGGCAATTCGGCTATGCCGACTATCCGGCCGGGACGCTCCGCTCCAGCGCTCCGCAGATGGCCCGCCACCTGCTTACGCACTTGCAGCGTGGCCGCATCGACACCATTCAGGTCCTGAATTCAACCACTATCGATACAATCACGACACGGCACTATCCGACTATCGCCAGCCAACAGGGACTCACCTGGTATCGCGCCAATTTCGACGGCCAATGGGTTTGGGAACACAGCGGCGGCGATCAGGGTGTCTGCACGCGCATTGGGTTCTGCCCCGCCAAACAGACCGGTATCGTCGTCTTGACCAACAGTGAAGCATTCGGCGGCGTCAGCAATATCGTCACCAGGCTCTGGTTTGAGGCAAATGGCCGCGGCGACCGCGATTTCGACGGCATTGCTGACTCGCTCGACAACTGCCCCGGATAA